The Choloepus didactylus isolate mChoDid1 chromosome 15, mChoDid1.pri, whole genome shotgun sequence genome segment TGGCCGCGGCCAAAGCGTACAGGGTGGTTTAGCCTATCAATGCCAGTCCTTAAATTTCTCCCGCCTCCAGAAAAGTCGGAGGCGGGTTGATCTTAGATATCGGCCAATTAGTGGCCAATAAACAAGAAGCTTCCAAGATCAAAGGGGAAAGGGTGGGATGTAAACGGTAGCAACGCCTCAGGGGGGAGGAATGACGGGCAACTTCACTAATGCCACGGACGCATTTTTCCTACGTAGAGAAAGGGGTGGGGATAACTTGGCGGCTGGGCCAATGGTTGGCTGAGGGGCGTGTCCGCGGGGCCAAGCGGGAGCCGGAGGCCCGGACTCTCTGCGCCGCACCTGAGGCCGACGCGACGGGGCcggggggcggcggcggcggcggcggccagGGTGGGCGCCGCAGCTGGCCTGGGTGGATGGAATTGGAAGGGCGGGGAGCCGGAGGTGTGGCGGGGGGGCCGGCGCCCGGTCCGGGGCGGAGCCCCGGGGAGTCGGCGCTGCTGGACGGGTGGCTGCAGCGGGGCGTGGGCCGGGGGGCCGGCGGCGGGGAGGCCGGGGCCTGTAGGCCCCCTGTACGGCAGGATCCAGATTCCGGCCCGGACTACGAGGCGCTGCCCGCTGGAGCTACTGTCACCACGCACATGGTGGCCGGCGCCGTGGCAGGGATCCTGGAGCACTGCGTGATGTACCCCATCGATTGCGTCAAGGTGAGACCTGGACCGGGCTCCGAACCCGACCTGGGGCTGACCCGACCCCCGGGTTCTGTCCAGAGCCAGGATCCCGGCTGGGAGCCGGAGCTGACATGGGTTCCTTCCTGGTTCCTGACACCACCACACGATTCGACCGATTCTCCATGCAAGCAAGGTCCCGGCTGGGAGTTGATCCCAGTCAGGAACCAGGACCCATTTCTAACCGGCAGTGAGATCTGAATCGGGACCCTGGATCGAAAATCTGTCAGCCAAAACCCTGGATCCCAGCTGGGACTAAGCaggaatagggtgggatagggtaTCCCGAAGCACAGGTAAGTGCTACTAACTCGATGAAGGTGAAGTCAACCGGAGGCTTGAATCAGATGTTCTCTGCGCGAATGCTTTTACGAGCTCCTTGCTGTGTCTTTCATTAAAAGAGAGTGGGGCAGGAACCGGAATTTGGGATCTCTAAGCCTGATaaagaatttacattttaaaccAGAACTCAGAGTGAGTGGAAGTCATTGAGCAGTTAGAATTCAGAGTTCCAGACTGGAGATAATGTGGGAAATACCGGGTTCAGAAAAAGGTTTCGTTTTCTCTGTGCAGAGAGCATGGTACCCCACCTATTTCCTGAAAATGAAAATTGAGCTGGGATTAGGACTGTATGTGTACAGGGAGTAAGTACATCAGCTCCCAAACAAGAGAAATGGAATTAATACTGTAGTTGCTCTGACCACCTGCAGTTGACAAAAAGGGAAAAGTTGCCTAGAAGGGAAGTGTGAGGGTACTGGAAAGTAGCTGTAAGTGTGAAAAAAGTGGAATGGGATCACCGTGAGGGTATGATTCATGTGAAAGTAAAACTAATTCCATCTAGAACTAAACATGATGACTAATGGGTACGGAAGTCAGGTCCTTCTGAAGAAAGCTGGGTAAAGAGGGAAACAGATTCTTGTTCTTTACAGTTTTTATTCTAACGCATCAGCAAAGGTACCAGGCACTAAAGGTAAGGACTAATTGAGAAGTAAATACAAGGGGACTCTTGAAATAATATAATGGTAGAGGTTGGTGCCTCCTTTGCATGTTAAGGATAACAGACACTCTCCTAGCAATTCTTTGatgtgtgttttcctttcaacttAGGAAAATGTTATATATTCAAAGGAAGGAGAGCATCAACTTGGGAAATGCAAGTAGATCTCTTCTGCTTCCCCCTGGTTCCAGTACTGTTTCATGTTTTCATTGGtaatatagatgaggaaatgggaaaAGTGCTCATTAAGCTCTCTGAATGACATTGAATTGGCACATGGGCACCTTCTAGCACATTGCAAGGTAAACTCCTAACAGAACCACTGAAAACATGGTGAATGCACTTAGCTAAAAATGcattagaattttaaatgtcctTGTCAATTGGGAGAAATAGAAATAACAGTAAAATCCATGAGGGAGCAGTAAGAGGATGGTTATTGCTCCAGCAGTGGATAAGACAAAGATTCAGATGTTTTTGTAATAGATTCTAGGTTAAATGGCTGTGAGTTAATAATGCTATATACCCAAAAGTTAGTATGATCTAACTGCAAATTAACCTCACTATACTTAGACTGTGAGTAGGGTGCAGGGTCTTAGGTGCTGTATTTCAGGAGGGATATCAAATGAAAAACAGATCAGGGAAAGCAATGAGAATTATTCAATGGCTCAAAAAAATGCAATGTAATATAATGATTTAGAAATATTACTGCAGCTTGTCAATTTAAGCACTGTCCTCTTTACTGTAGTTACTTTAGGAGTCTACATAATGCAGTCACTGTAAACATTTTGTAAATTCTTCTGTTAGAAATGTCTCTAGAATATTTGCGTATGTATCCTTAATGAGGGCAAGTCTTTGTCCTGTGacaaaattgaattaatttttttattaactggGACCATTCAGAATCAAAACTGGCAAATAAGGTTGGATGACAAAGGGTCAAAGCTAAGGTAGAGTGGGAAAGCAAGGAAACTGATTTACTCCTGAAGCCGTAAACCCCAGAAGTAATCCTTCTGAAAGAGGAGTTCAGAAAAGTTTTGAATAACCACAGCATTGCTGGAATAGTCAGTTCTAGCCTTCCAAGGTAaccattttgaaggacagttcttatttatttacataagctttggaatttctctttttttaaaaattagtctcCTTACGTTACAGTCATGCCTTAAAGCCCTACATTAAGGAAATCATTATATGATCTGGAGGAAAAATGCTCAGGAGTCTTCAAAAACAcaaaagcttattttaaaagaatcattttcATTTGCTATTAATGAAGAGACTTAAATGACTGGAAGGAAAAACTGGGTTAGACCAGTAGGATTTAGTGTCAGAAAGTATGTTAAACTCTGTTGTACAGACATGAAAGTAAAATTCAAATCCCTTCACTTGTTACTGGCAGCTATTCTCCTCTTTTACCGTAAAAGGATGGTGGAGAGGAAGAGGAGCTCAACCCTACTAATTCTAAGTATCAGAATCAGTTATACTTAGCCTCATGTTACACATGACAACATTGAAGCTCAGAAAGGTTCAGTAACATACCTCAGGATGGAGGCATGTATCTGTGTTGGAGCCTAAAAGGGCATCCCCAGCAGTGTTTGCAAATGAAAGCTGGCATTGCCTCTTGATGTGTGAGCCTGTACAACCTGTGCACCCCCAGCCTCTTAGCAGGGTCAAGTTGACTTAGATACCCGTGTGAAGGTCCGTGGGAAGTCAGCATAGCCTTGCTTAAGTCATAATTATTCAAACAACTATTTCCATGGTCAAACAGGGAGGCTAGGAGCCCAGATAAATCCGTTTTCTTTTCTAGGCCTCAAAGGCAAGTGTCAGACTTTATCTATTGGGATAAGGCTCTAAAACCTAAAGCCATCAGAACTCTTCTCAGAAAAATGCTCAGGAGACTTCAAAAACACAGAAGCTTATTTTAAGGCTCAGTTTGCACATGTCACCAAGGTGCTACTTTTTAGTCCTGTAATGGGGAAGCAAATATGTACTCACATAAGTTAAAGAGGGAAAGGGCAGAGGGAAATAAGTCTTTTCTACACTCCAAATGTATATCATTATCTATACATATTCACTGGTAAGAGGttaggaaatgaaaatgttggcttatttgattttcttgcatccaataataaaaacattaagtATTCAGTAAATGTCAGTTCTTCTTGTGTGCCAAACACTAGCTGAAGTGCCTtgcatacattcattcatttactctttaAAACAACTTCATGAGGTAGacatcattttcattatttttacagatgaaaaaaaggaGGCTTAAAGAACATTTAGTAGCTTGCCCAAGTCAATAGTTTAACAAGGAGAATCATGATTTTTGAACCCAGTCTGACTTCCAGACCTCCCAAATGGCCTCCCGAAAGCAGATTTCAAGAGTTAAGGCGCAGAATTTCACAGTGGAGCCCATCCCTGAACATGGGACCTTCAGATTGAGAGCTGAACATAAACCATTATCACCACAGagaaacattaaaatgaaaaatagaaaattaaaccTGATTTATTAGTGGTTAGGGACCAGTTAGTTTCACGTGCATATTTGTGAAATGGCTTATCAAGAGACAACAGCACCATAATTTGTGAATTCTAAGTTATCAACTAAGATTTCTGAGAGTCATATTTGAACATAGTACAAAGCCTTACATTTATTGCACCTTATACATTACCAATGACTTTTGCAGGCATTATCTGTTTTAATCCCCACAACAGCCCTATGAACCAGTTATACTTAGCCTCATGTTACACATGACAACATTGAAGCTCAGAAAGGTTCAGTAACATACCTAAGGCCACACATGTAGCCAGGCTGGGGCTCAAACTCAGGATTTCCTATCCAAATATGGCTTGCCTTTCACCAAACCACTTACCTCCCTGCTGGTTAGTTTAGCTTTTCTCCAGAGCCGGGCAGTGGTTTTATATCAAGCTCTTCAAGGCTACTCATAAATTCTTACCTAGAGATCTCAACTTCCTGTGAAAATTTCACGTGGTTTATGCCCAGGTTTTCGTAAGTATTTTCGCTGAGTTGGAATTACTGAGTTAGATTTAGGTGTGTGTGTAAAATGTTCAGAGTAACTTACATAGCGCCAGTTTTCTCTTGAGCTTGAAGGGTTCTAGGCCTCTGGGACCAGACCTTTCAAGACTGGTTGCCCAAATATGTTCATTGACTCCAGCAGAGGAGGGCAATTTCTGAACAGGTTTTCCCTATTCCTGTCAATTTTGAACAAATCTATGGAAATGCATAATTACTAACCAACTAGACCCAGTTGGTTTGTTTATTGTACAGCGAAGACACATAGTCTCTCCAAACAACTCCTCTGatgggttttattttctttttattttcttttttatttttttatcttcattttattgagatatattcacataccacgcagtcatacaaaacaaattgtacattcgattgttcacagtaccattacatagttgtacattcatcacctaaatcaatccctgacaccttcattagcacacacacacaaataataagaataataattaaagtgaaaaggagcaattgaagtgaaaaagaacactgggtacctttgtctgtttgtttgtttgtttccttcccctatttttcttctcatccatccataaactagacaaagtggagtgtggtccttatggttttcccaatcccattgtcacccctcataagctacatttttatacaattgtcttcgagattcatgggttctgggttgtagtttgatagtttcagatatccaccaccagctaccccaattctttagaacctaaaaagggttgtctaaagtgtgcgtaagagtgcccaccagagtgacctctcggctccttttggagtctctgctactgaagcttatttcatttcctttcacatctgaTGGGTTTTATACCCCTCAGGTGATGTGAAAGATCGGTAAGCACATCCTTTACTGGAAATCCATATTgtggtgtttgttttgttttgttttttttgagaaatggaaaagaatgtgCCAAATTGTGATAAGTGATACTGTGTGTTTCTGGTTGAACTTCAGTGATTAACCTTTTaagctttcagttctttgttGGTAGAAGGAGAAAATACCTCTAGAGGAATGTGGATTGCTTGCGGCTAACCAGGACCTGTTAATCTGGTTAGTTTCTTTTCTCTAATGCTTTTGAGAAGAGCCTTTACTTACTTGTGAATTCTAGGTGGCCACCTAGATCTTCTTCAttctaaacttttaaatccaCACTAAATCCAGTGATTGGAATGAAGCAGGAATTTAAGCCGTACTTGGGCATCAGTTGCCCATTTTGCTTACTAATGGTCATACTTGTTACTTTCTGAACTGGTGCAGACACAGCTATGTAACAAAAgtttcgttcattcattcattcattcattcatttagcacaCAAATTTTGAGTGTCTACTCTGTGCCAGTCACTGGACATTGATTTTATAGTAACCATTCTCTCCATGCTGTTTTAACCTTGAAATGGATTAATAGACAGGTCTTCATTAGGAGATGCACCCTTCAGAGAAAGTCTCTTTGGGGAAATAGATTTTATTGAAACAGATTTCAATAAAACTTGGTCAGGAATTTCATACAAGTGTCTACCACACACTTTTGTTCCAATCATTGAATCCAGAGATACCGAGGCTTTTGCTTTACTGAGACTTTTGTGTTTGCTGAAATCAGTTTGAGATCTGGTCAGCTAAAATTAGAAATTTGGAAGCCCCTTGACTTGTAGAGATTAGTTTCATTTCCAGCTAGACACTTCCTACATTCATAGTTTCAGGGAAAACTTTATTTTCTGGGAAATTAGAACAGCATCTATTAAAAATGCTAGTTCTGCCAAGATTCTAACTTGCAGATCCAGCTGCCTGTGCCAAATAGCCTGAACAAGTATTGAAGGATGAGCCATTATCTCATCAGTCTGTGTAGTGTGCAGTTAGGAAGCAGGCCCAGGATCAGTTTTCAGAAATAAAGCTGAAGTATGTTGTAGACAGTCAGTAAATACTTGAATTTGGAAACCATTTGTAAAGAAGTCTTACCCTGAGTTTACTTATTAAGAGTCAAAAGCAACTTCTCCTGAAATATATGCTTGATATTTGTTACTGGGGCTATGAATCATTTTGGAGTTCAAGGACATTTATTTAGTGGCAGTATTCTCAGAGAGACTAATGGTGTTCTACCCTTAAAATTGTAGATGACTAGAAAAAGAAAGGTCCAGGGCTTGGAAAGATAGGATATAGGTTTGGAAAGAACTAAAGCTGGATGCCAGCTGTCCCTCCTGCAGGTTTGCACAGCTCCATGTAGAAGGTCTGCCTGGTGTCCGAAGCCTGAGTGAGGGTTGAGGTTGGGTGAGAGTTGGCATCACTGACATTGCTCTTCTCCTCGCTATATTTTCAGACCCGGATGCAGAGCCTACAGCCTGACCCAGCCGCCCGCTATCGCAATGTGTTGGAGGCCCTTTGGAGGATTATAAGAACGGAGGGCCTGTGGAGGCCCATGCGGGGGCTGAACGTCACAGCAACAGGCGCAGGGCCTGCCCACGCCCTCTATTTTGCCTgctatgaaaagttaaaaaagacaTTGAGTGATGTAATCCACCCTGGGGGCAATAGCCATATTGCCAATGGTATTGAGCCTTCCTGTGCTGGTTCTCCCATTTTCCCAGCTCTTTTGGGCTTTTGCTACTGTCAGTGCTTTCCAGTCTCAGCATGGTTTGGATCTGAAGCTTTGGGCTGGGGTAGGCCAGATATTATAGGGGAGGGACTTCCAAACGTGATTCAGACAATGGGTCACTTCAACCCCATCCCTCCTTTGGGGCACCTCAACAAAGGTTTACAGTATCGTCTCTTACCTACCAGCTTGACTCTTTCCTCTTGGCATCAACTTCCAATGTCCTGATAATGTGGAGACACACACTGAACTACCCCTGTTGTATACTTCTTGACAGTTGGGTGGTGTCCTGCTCCTCAGGGCAGGATCCAAGGCAACCCAGCCACCCAAAGAAGAGACTTAACAGAGCCCCAGCTCTTCGCCTCACCTTT includes the following:
- the SLC25A28 gene encoding mitoferrin-2 isoform X1; the encoded protein is MELEGRGAGGVAGGPAPGPGRSPGESALLDGWLQRGVGRGAGGGEAGACRPPVRQDPDSGPDYEALPAGATVTTHMVAGAVAGILEHCVMYPIDCVKMRKWEKCSLSSLNDIELAHGHLLAHCKTRMQSLQPDPAARYRNVLEALWRIIRTEGLWRPMRGLNVTATGAGPAHALYFACYEKLKKTLSDVIHPGGNSHIANGAAGCVATLLHDAAMNPAEVVKQRMQMYNSPYHRVTDCVRAVWQNEGAGAFYRSYTTQLTMNVPFQAIHFMTYEFLQEHFNPQRRYNPSSHVLSGACAGAVAAAATTPLDVCKTLLNTQESLALNSNITGHITGMASAFRTVYQVGGVTAYFRGVQARVIYQIPSTAIAWSVYEFFKYLITKRQEEWRAGK